The proteins below come from a single Spirochaetia bacterium 38H-sp genomic window:
- a CDS encoding DUF6320 domain-containing protein, with protein MKYCTNCGVELSDSHTKCPLCGSELGKEKTTKKEPFPEHVTREEMIRRPPAGKTKIAFSVLSFIILTTILLLLTVDYELNSNITWSVYPILSLLMVWALITTGVYSYKRPSLMVVIYFFIISLFLLAIDLYSTGKLSWSLFLGIPIVFITFLSGFFLIAFMAKGKKEGFFFIGIFMFAISILCTGINAFINSYLKTDMIINWSLIVDAITVPAGTFFLYLHFGLKKELHVEKIFHF; from the coding sequence ATGAAATATTGCACAAATTGCGGAGTAGAACTCAGTGATTCACATACAAAATGCCCTCTCTGCGGCTCCGAGCTAGGAAAGGAAAAAACAACAAAAAAAGAACCATTTCCAGAGCATGTAACAAGAGAAGAAATGATAAGAAGACCTCCCGCAGGAAAAACAAAAATAGCTTTCTCTGTTCTTTCTTTTATCATACTAACAACTATCCTTCTTTTGTTAACAGTCGATTACGAATTGAACTCCAATATAACATGGTCTGTTTATCCTATTCTTTCTCTCCTTATGGTATGGGCTCTTATTACTACTGGTGTCTATTCTTATAAGCGCCCCTCTCTTATGGTAGTGATTTATTTTTTTATCATATCTCTATTTCTGCTTGCCATTGACTTATACTCAACAGGAAAACTAAGCTGGTCATTGTTTTTGGGGATTCCTATTGTCTTTATAACCTTTTTATCAGGATTTTTTCTCATAGCTTTTATGGCAAAGGGGAAAAAAGAAGGTTTTTTCTTTATAGGAATTTTTATGTTTGCCATAAGTATACTCTGCACGGGTATCAATGCTTTTATCAATTCATATCTTAAAACAGATATGATTATTAACTGGTCACTTATAGTTGATGCCATAACTGTTCCGGCCGGAACGTTTTTTCTATATCTTCACTTTGGACTAAAAAAAGAACTGCATGTGGAAAAGATATTTCATTTTTAA
- a CDS encoding HEAT repeat domain-containing protein, whose product MRIKKITVFILLILIDIFYVFSQEENIKSIIEERIEILQFGIEQEILDVLDKIESQPESAYDTVLPDIFSQTKSKSIKEKIISYYKNQKSNKLIESIKKELDTYDDVYDQYGSSYLVNIIDYLESIKSQEAVAYIESFFELEENDLSTKLIEYIGELKLTYFLEKIRSLSEDSSVAEQVRLEAIRTLGKLGDNAAIDTLMELMDSDEKSVKRAACQALGELGEENSLPVIIKAMQDSDPYLRVEAVKALKNFAGEEVNQALFDAFRDNFWKVRVTACSVVSGKPDSYNKILPILIYRAKNDPELTVKKAAIKALADINTGQSKNALKEMIADKKTSDAIKLSVYTVLIDKDINLIKDEIQELLREEWEKDKSVLLEKVAKEISMQKASWLAPIFEKMLDHKNFVLKLYGLQGIRINRFSQYRERIQQIFDTEKNITIKKYAKAALDAF is encoded by the coding sequence ATGAGGATAAAAAAGATTACAGTATTTATACTGTTAATACTTATAGATATTTTTTATGTTTTTTCTCAAGAAGAAAATATAAAGTCCATCATAGAAGAAAGAATTGAAATTTTACAATTTGGTATTGAGCAGGAGATATTGGATGTTCTTGATAAAATAGAGTCTCAGCCTGAGTCTGCATATGATACTGTGCTGCCTGATATTTTCTCCCAGACAAAGTCAAAGTCAATAAAAGAAAAAATCATAAGCTACTATAAAAATCAGAAATCCAATAAACTTATAGAGTCAATAAAAAAAGAGCTGGATACTTATGATGATGTTTATGATCAATATGGCAGCTCCTATCTTGTTAATATAATTGACTATTTAGAATCAATAAAATCTCAAGAGGCGGTTGCCTATATTGAGTCATTTTTTGAACTGGAAGAAAATGACTTAAGCACAAAGCTTATAGAGTACATAGGAGAACTTAAACTTACCTACTTTCTTGAGAAGATTAGAAGCCTTTCTGAGGATTCTAGTGTTGCAGAGCAGGTTAGACTGGAAGCAATAAGAACATTGGGCAAACTTGGAGATAATGCTGCTATTGATACTCTTATGGAGCTTATGGATTCTGATGAAAAATCCGTAAAAAGGGCAGCCTGTCAGGCCTTGGGCGAGTTAGGAGAAGAAAACTCTCTGCCTGTTATCATAAAAGCCATGCAGGATTCTGATCCTTATTTGAGAGTAGAAGCTGTAAAAGCTCTAAAGAACTTTGCAGGTGAGGAGGTCAACCAGGCTCTTTTTGATGCATTTAGAGATAATTTTTGGAAGGTAAGGGTTACGGCATGCTCCGTAGTATCAGGAAAACCAGATTCTTATAATAAAATTTTGCCAATACTCATTTACAGAGCAAAAAATGATCCGGAACTCACTGTTAAAAAGGCGGCAATAAAGGCTCTTGCGGATATAAACACGGGACAGAGCAAGAATGCTTTAAAGGAGATGATTGCTGATAAAAAAACATCTGATGCTATTAAACTATCCGTTTATACGGTGCTTATCGACAAGGATATCAATCTTATAAAGGATGAGATACAGGAGCTTTTGAGGGAAGAGTGGGAAAAGGATAAATCTGTCCTTCTGGAAAAAGTTGCAAAAGAGATATCTATGCAAAAGGCTTCTTGGCTTGCTCCGATATTTGAAAAAATGCTTGATCATAAGAATTTTGTTTTAAAACTGTATGGACTGCAAGGTATCCGTATTAACAGGTTTTCACAGTACAGAGAAAGAATCCAGCAGATATTTGATACCGAAAAAAACATCACTATAAAAAAATATGCAAAAGCAGCTCTGGACGCATTTTAA
- the murJ gene encoding murein biosynthesis integral membrane protein MurJ, whose amino-acid sequence MIGKIKASSTAKSGLVVMFSTLFSRLLGFVRIAVVASFFGASGAADVLNAVFTIPNNLRKLMAEGALSSAFIPELTKSHIIDPEGYRARKTVRLLFTFQIIILIPLVILSIIFAKPVIDILLEFRESEKMQLAVSLFRFFIPYVLLVSISAILMGVLNSHSKFFVPAITPILFSISVITCIFVFSSRLGVYSMALGVLAGGVLQIVFQLPSVIRKGYSFLPDLEFSYPPFRQILRLWYPIALTSLISVVSQQVAFLLASGLSDGSTSALANAIVFWQLPFGIFSTSISTVFFPRMAENIQKENAVELKKTIEQGLIFILFFLLPAGIAMWILAPHIISAALQRGNFTAENTIIASTVLRGYLPGMIFLGGYNFLQRLFYSSGDSKTPFKILTMVAILDIALSIMMINIGFGVLSLAVAHSISYFIGFIILFTKARKIASFLIEKDSIITLIKIIVVNLVFVFFAVLSYRLLDDKWKDGSSFFYFFAVMSMVIFLVILILFLYWRAGVTKRVFASVKRQL is encoded by the coding sequence GTGATAGGTAAAATAAAAGCCAGTTCTACTGCAAAGTCAGGACTTGTTGTTATGTTTTCCACTCTTTTCTCAAGGCTTCTTGGTTTTGTCAGAATTGCAGTGGTTGCTTCTTTTTTTGGTGCGTCCGGTGCTGCGGATGTTCTTAATGCAGTTTTTACAATTCCAAATAATCTAAGAAAACTTATGGCAGAGGGTGCCCTTTCTTCTGCTTTTATTCCTGAGCTCACAAAGAGCCATATCATAGATCCTGAAGGATATAGGGCTAGAAAGACAGTAAGACTTCTCTTTACCTTTCAGATCATAATACTTATTCCGTTAGTTATACTTTCCATTATTTTTGCAAAACCTGTTATAGATATATTATTGGAGTTTAGAGAGTCGGAGAAAATGCAGCTTGCGGTTTCTCTTTTTCGGTTTTTTATTCCTTATGTACTTTTGGTGAGCATAAGTGCTATTCTTATGGGAGTACTAAATTCTCATAGCAAATTCTTTGTTCCTGCTATTACTCCGATTTTGTTCTCCATAAGTGTGATAACATGTATTTTTGTTTTTTCCAGTAGATTAGGTGTGTATTCCATGGCATTAGGTGTTCTTGCAGGTGGGGTTCTTCAGATAGTTTTTCAACTTCCTTCTGTAATAAGAAAGGGATATTCTTTTTTACCGGATTTAGAATTTAGCTATCCTCCTTTTCGACAAATTCTTCGTTTATGGTATCCAATAGCCTTAACTTCCTTGATATCTGTAGTAAGTCAGCAAGTTGCTTTTTTGTTAGCTTCCGGTTTATCAGATGGCAGCACCTCGGCTCTTGCAAATGCGATTGTTTTCTGGCAATTGCCCTTTGGTATATTTTCTACTTCTATTTCTACTGTTTTTTTCCCCAGAATGGCAGAAAATATTCAAAAAGAGAATGCTGTCGAGCTAAAGAAAACAATAGAACAGGGACTCATTTTTATATTATTTTTTCTTTTGCCTGCAGGTATTGCCATGTGGATTCTTGCTCCGCATATAATATCCGCTGCTCTCCAACGCGGAAATTTTACCGCAGAAAATACTATAATTGCTTCAACTGTATTGCGAGGTTATTTGCCGGGTATGATTTTTTTAGGAGGGTATAATTTTCTCCAGAGGCTTTTTTATTCTTCTGGAGACAGCAAAACTCCTTTTAAAATACTCACTATGGTAGCAATACTTGATATTGCACTGTCTATAATGATGATCAATATCGGATTTGGTGTACTCAGCTTGGCTGTTGCGCATTCTATTTCTTATTTTATTGGTTTTATTATTCTCTTCACAAAGGCAAGAAAAATTGCTTCGTTTTTAATAGAGAAGGATAGCATTATAACACTGATAAAGATTATTGTTGTAAATCTTGTTTTTGTTTTTTTTGCAGTATTGTCATACCGTTTGCTTGACGATAAATGGAAGGATGGAAGTAGCTTTTTTTATTTTTTTGCTGTCATGAGCATGGTTATTTTTCTTGTCATCTTAATTTTATTTTTGTATTGGCGTGCAGGTGTCACAAAAAGAGTTTTTGCAAGTGTTAAGAGGCAATTATGA
- the tgt gene encoding tRNA guanosine(34) transglycosylase Tgt: MSFFSVVSRDKDSDARTGKMILPHGVVDTPVFMPVGTLGTVKAIDFSDLTDMGFNMILGNTYHLYLRPGMEVISAAGGLHKFIGWDKNILTDSGGFQVFSLSKLRKITDDGVAFRSHIDGSSHFFSPEEVVRIQRILGSDVMMQLDVCTSPGISYKEALEAVKLTTSWAIRSKKELANYDDYTGVLFPIIQGNFFPELRKRSAEELLQLDLPGIAIGGLSVGEEFSVFEDTLAYTVGFIPQNKPRYIMGIGTPEYILTAVEKGIDMFDCVFPTRTARNASVFTHTGRISLKRKEYQKDFSPIDNTCDCYTCRNYSKAYLRHLFKSGEIMASVLATHHNIYFLKNLVDKIREHITTGDYAKFKADFLSAYSGGKE; this comes from the coding sequence GTGAGTTTTTTTTCTGTTGTTTCTCGTGACAAGGATAGTGATGCTCGTACGGGTAAGATGATTTTACCACATGGTGTTGTGGATACTCCTGTTTTTATGCCGGTAGGTACACTGGGAACTGTTAAGGCCATAGATTTCTCCGACCTTACAGATATGGGCTTTAATATGATTCTTGGTAATACCTATCATCTTTATCTTCGTCCAGGTATGGAAGTTATTTCTGCTGCAGGGGGATTACACAAGTTTATAGGGTGGGATAAAAACATTCTTACAGATTCCGGTGGTTTCCAAGTTTTTTCTTTATCAAAGCTTAGGAAAATAACAGACGATGGTGTTGCCTTTCGTTCCCATATAGATGGTTCCAGTCATTTCTTTTCTCCGGAAGAAGTCGTCAGAATACAGAGGATCTTGGGGAGCGATGTGATGATGCAGCTGGATGTATGTACGTCTCCGGGTATAAGTTATAAAGAGGCCTTAGAGGCTGTGAAATTGACTACTTCCTGGGCAATAAGAAGCAAAAAAGAACTTGCTAATTATGATGATTACACTGGAGTACTTTTCCCCATAATCCAAGGCAATTTTTTTCCTGAGCTTAGAAAAAGAAGTGCCGAAGAGCTTTTACAGCTTGATTTACCTGGTATAGCTATAGGCGGCTTATCAGTAGGGGAAGAGTTTTCTGTTTTTGAAGATACTCTAGCTTATACTGTAGGTTTTATCCCCCAGAATAAGCCCAGATATATTATGGGTATTGGAACGCCAGAATATATTTTGACTGCAGTTGAGAAAGGTATTGATATGTTTGACTGTGTTTTTCCTACGAGAACTGCGCGTAATGCTTCTGTGTTTACTCATACAGGTAGAATTTCTCTAAAGAGAAAAGAGTATCAGAAAGATTTTTCTCCGATAGACAATACTTGTGATTGTTACACATGCAGGAATTATTCCAAGGCATACTTGCGACATCTCTTTAAATCAGGAGAAATAATGGCTTCTGTTCTTGCAACCCATCATAATATTTATTTCTTAAAAAACCTTGTTGATAAAATACGCGAGCATATTACAACGGGGGATTATGCCAAGTTTAAGGCTGATTTTTTGTCTGCATACTCTGGAGGAAAAGAGTGA
- a CDS encoding LptF/LptG family permease: protein MRIFTRLALMMVLPVFIFTLLSFVIFFQLIDLFSNIVNYLKADLSMLEIFYLQLLYLPECIINSLSLSALFAISYTLGTLQSRNELIAIFGAGISLYRFVIPFLCLGLFLSVSYFFIQDSIAIPSKVKRADLTAELLGRTSPSSITDINLIADQHKLIISALRYEEKNNTIRDLVLYYIADDGHFEKRIEADSAVWLESQSKWRLGIAAEYRLDNMKLIEKDVSNFIIPMGGLTPDDFLQTKNTIDYMTLKEARKWIDYRRRAGLDYREQLVEFHRRIAFSFTCLIVGFLASSIGGRFKAFALLFSLGASLALGVLYYVFQMLTMLFARLGYFPAFLGAWLPLFVFTILGILLFRYAKT from the coding sequence ATGAGAATTTTTACCAGACTAGCGTTGATGATGGTTTTACCTGTTTTTATATTTACTCTCCTTTCCTTCGTTATTTTTTTTCAACTAATTGATCTCTTTAGTAATATTGTAAATTATTTAAAAGCCGATCTGTCCATGTTAGAGATATTTTATTTGCAGCTCTTATATCTTCCGGAATGTATTATAAACAGTCTTTCTTTGTCCGCGCTGTTTGCAATATCATATACGCTTGGTACATTGCAAAGCAGAAATGAACTTATTGCCATCTTTGGAGCTGGTATTTCTCTTTACAGATTTGTTATTCCCTTTTTGTGTCTGGGGCTTTTTTTAAGTGTTTCATATTTTTTTATTCAGGATAGTATTGCTATTCCCTCCAAAGTAAAAAGAGCAGACCTTACTGCAGAACTTTTAGGAAGGACTTCTCCTTCTTCTATTACAGATATCAATCTTATTGCAGATCAGCACAAGCTGATTATAAGTGCTCTAAGATACGAAGAGAAGAATAATACGATTAGAGATCTAGTTTTATATTACATAGCTGATGATGGTCATTTTGAAAAAAGAATAGAAGCCGATTCCGCTGTTTGGTTGGAGTCCCAATCTAAGTGGCGGCTTGGGATTGCTGCGGAATATAGACTTGATAACATGAAATTGATAGAAAAAGATGTTTCCAATTTTATTATTCCAATGGGAGGACTTACTCCCGATGATTTTCTCCAGACAAAGAATACTATAGACTATATGACTTTGAAGGAAGCAAGAAAGTGGATCGATTACAGAAGGAGAGCAGGACTTGATTATCGCGAACAGCTTGTGGAATTTCATAGAAGAATAGCTTTTTCTTTTACCTGTTTGATCGTTGGTTTCCTTGCCAGTTCCATAGGCGGAAGATTTAAGGCTTTTGCCTTACTCTTTAGTCTCGGTGCAAGCCTTGCTCTTGGTGTTTTGTACTATGTTTTTCAAATGCTTACCATGCTTTTTGCAAGGCTGGGGTATTTCCCTGCTTTTTTGGGAGCATGGTTGCCTCTTTTTGTATTTACTATTTTGGGTATACTTCTTTTTAGGTATGCAAAAACTTAA